The following proteins come from a genomic window of Canis lupus baileyi chromosome 20, mCanLup2.hap1, whole genome shotgun sequence:
- the LOC140611924 gene encoding proteasome subunit alpha type-1: MFRNQYDNDVTVWSPQGRIHQIEYAMEAVKQGSATVGLKSKTHAVLVALKRAQSELAAHQKKILHVDNHIGISIAGLTADARLLCNFMRQECLDSRFVFDRPLPVSRLVSLIGSKTQIPTQRYGRRPYGVGLLIAGYDDMGPHIFQTCPSANYFDCRAMSIGARSQSARTYLERHMSGFMECNLNELVKHGLRALRETLPAEQDLTTKNVSIGIVGKDLEFTIYDDDDVSPFLEGLEERPQRKAQPAQPADEPAEKADEPMEH; the protein is encoded by the coding sequence ATGTTTCGCAACCAGTATGACAATGACGTCACTGTTTGGAGCCCTCAGGGCAGGATTCATCAAATTGAATATGCAATGGAAGCTGTCAAACAAGGTTCAGCCACAGTTGGTCTGAAATCAAAAACCCATGCGGTGTTGGTCGCATTGAAGAGAGCACAGTCAGAGCTTGCAGCTCATCAGAAGAAAATTCTTCATGTTGATAACCATATTGGTATCTCAATTGCGGGACTTACTGCTGATGCTAGACTGTTATGTAATTTTATGCGCCAGGAGTGTTTGGATTCCAGATTTGTATTTGACagacctcttcctgtgtctcGTCTTGTATCTCTAATTGGAAGCAAGACCCAGATACCAACACAGCGGTATGGCCGGAGACCATATGGTGTTGGACTGCTTATTGCTGGTTATGATGATATGGGCCCTCACATTTTCCAAACCTGTCCATCTGCCAACTATTTTGACTGTAGAGCCATGTCCATTGGAGCCCGTTCTCAATCAGCTCGCACTTACTTGGAGAGACATATGTCTGGGTTTATGGAGTGCAATTTGAATGAACTGGTTAAACATGGTCTGCGTGCCTTACGAGAGACACTTCCTGCAGAACAGGACCTAACTACAAAGAATGTTTCCATTGGAATTGTTGGTAAAGACTTGGAGTTTACgatttatgatgatgatgatgtatctCCGTTCCTGGAAGGTCTTGAAGAAAGaccacagagaaaggcacagcCTGCTCAACCTGCTGATGAACCTGCAGAAAAGGCTGATGAACCAATGGAGCATTAA